A part of Aegilops tauschii subsp. strangulata cultivar AL8/78 chromosome 2, Aet v6.0, whole genome shotgun sequence genomic DNA contains:
- the LOC109754335 gene encoding acetyl-CoA carboxylase 2, translating into MGSTHLPIVGLNASTTPSLSTIRPVNSAGAAFQPSAPSRTSKKKSRRVQSLRDGGDGGVSDPNQSIRQGLAGIIDLPKEGTSAPEVDISHGSEEPRGSYQMNGILNEAHNGRHASLSKVVEFCMALGGKTPIHSVLVANNGMAAAKFMRSVRTWANETFGSEKAIQLIAMATPEDMRINAEHIRIADQFVEVPGGTNNNNYANVQLIVEIAVRTGVSAVWPGWGHASENPELPDALNANGIVFLGPPSSSMNALGDKVGSALIAQAAGVPTLPWSGSQVEIPLEVCLDSIPADMYRKACVSTTEEALASCQMIGYPAMIKASWGGGGKGIRKVNNDDDVRALFKQVQGEVPGSPIFIMRLASQSRHLEVQLLCDQYGNVAALHSRDCSVQRRHQKIIEEGPVTVAPRETVKELEQAARRLAKAVGYVGAATVEYLYSMETGEYYFLELNPRLQVEHPVTEWIAEVNLPAAQVAVGMGIPLWQVPEIRRFYGMDNGGGYDIWRKTAALATPFNFDEVDSQWPKGHCVAVRITSEDPDDGFKPTGGKVKEISFKSKPNVWAYFSVKSGGGIHEFADSQFGHVFAYGVSRAAAITNMSLALKEIQIRGEIHSNVDYTVDLLNASDFKENRIHTGWLDNRIAMRVQAERPPWYISVVGGALYKTITSNTDTVSEYVSYLVKGQIPPKHISLVHSTVSLNIEESKYTIETIRSGQGSYRLRMNGSVIEANVQTLCDGGLLMQLDGNSHVIYAEEEAGGTRLLIDGKTCLLQNDHDPSRLLAETPCKLLRFLVADGAHVEADVPYAEVEVMKMCMPLLSPAAGVINVLLSEGQPMQAGDLIARLDLDDPSAVKRAEPFNGSFPEMSLPIAASGQVHKRCATSLNAARMVLAGYDHPINKVVQDLVSCLDAPELPFLQWEELMSVLATRLPRLLKSELEGKYSEYKLNVGHGKSKDFPSKMLREIIEENLAHGSEKEIATNERLVEPLMSLLKSYEGGRESHAHFIVKSLFEDYLSVEELFSDGIQSDVIERLRQQHSKDLQKVVDIVLSHQGVRNKTKLILTLMEKLVYPNPAAYKDQLTRFSSLNHKRYYKLALKASELLEQTKLSELRTSIARSLSELEMFTEERTAISEIMGDLVTAPLPVEDALVSLFDCSDQTLQQRVIETYISRLYQPHLVKDSIQLKYQESGVIALWEFAEAHSEKRLGAMVIVKSLESVSAAIGAALKGTSRYASSEGNIMHIALLGADNQMHGTEDSGDNDQAQVRIDKLSATLEQNTVTADLRAAGVKVISCIVQRDGALMPMRHTFLLSDEKLCYEEEPVLRHVEPPLSALLELGKLKVKGYNEVKYTPSRDRQWNIYTLRNTENPKMLHRVFFRTLVRQPGASNKFTSGNISDVEVGGAEESLSFTSSSILRSLMTAIEELELHAIRTGHSHMFLCILKEQKLLDLVPVSGNKVVDIGQDEATACLLLKEMALQIHELVGARMHHLSVCQWEVKLKLDSDGPASGTWRVVTTNVTSHTCTVDIYREVEDTESQKLVYHSAPSSSGPLHGVALNTPYQPLSVIDLKRCSARNNRTTYCYDFPLAFETAVQKSWSNISSDTNRCYVKATELVFAHKNGSWGTPVIPMERPAGLNDIGMVAWILDMSTPEYPNGRQIVVIANDITFRAGSFGPREDAFFETVTNLACERKLPLIYLAANSGARIGIADEVKSCFRVGWSDDGSPERGFQYIYLTEEDHARISASVIAHKMQLDNGEIRWVIDSVVGKEDGLGVENIHGSAAIASAYSRAYEETFTLTFVTGRTVGIGAYLARLGIRCIQRTDQPIILTGFSALNKLLGREVYSSHMQLGGPKIMATNGVVHLTVSDDLEGVSNILRWLSYVPANIGGPLPITKSLDPPDRPVAYIPENTCDPRAAISGIDDSQGKWLGGMFDKDSFVETFEGWAKSVVTGRAKLGGIPVGVIAVETQTMMQLIPADPGQLDSHERSVPRAGQVWFPDSATKTAQAMLDFNREGLPLFILANWRGFSGGQRDLFEGILQAGSTIVENLRTYNQPAFVYIPKAAELRGGAWVVIDSKINPDRIEFYAERTAKGNVLEPQGLIEIKFRSEELQECMGRLDPELINLKAKLLGAKHENGSLSESESLQKSIEARKKQLLPLYTQIAVRFAELHDTSLRMAAKGVIKKVVDWEDSRSFFYKRLRRRISEDVLAKEIRGVSGKQFSHQSAIELIQKWYLASKGAETGNTEWDDDDAFVAWRENPENYQEYIKELRAQRVSQLLSDVADSSPDLEALPQGLSMLLEKMDPSRRAQFVEEVKKALK; encoded by the exons ATGGGATCCACACATTTGCCCATTGTCGGCCTTAATGCCTCGACAACACCATCGCTATCCACTATTCGCCCGGTAAATTCAGCCGGTGCTGCATTCCAACCATCTGCCCCTTCTAGAACCTCCAAGAAGAAAAGTCGTCGTGTTCAGTCATTAAGGGATGGAGGCGATGGAGGCGTGTCAGACCCTAACCAGTCTATTCGCCAAG GTCTTGCCGGCATCATTGACCTCCCAAAGGAGGGCACATCAGCTCCGGAAGTGGATATTTCACA TGGGTCCGAAGAACCCAGGGGCTCCTACCAAATGAATGGGATACTGAATGAAGCACATAATGGGAGGCATGCTTCGCTGTCTAAGGTTGTCGAATTTTGTATGGCATTGGGCGGCAAAACACCAATTCATAGTGTATTAGTTGCGAACAATGGAATGGCAGCAGCTAAGTTCATGCGGAGTGTCCGAACATGGGCTAATGAAACATTTGGGTCAGAGAAGGCAATTCAGTTGATAGCTATGGCTACTCCAGAAGACATGAGGATAAATGCAGAGCACATTAGAATTGCTGATCAATTTGTTGAAGTACCCGGTGGAACAAACAATAACAACTATGCAAATGTCCAACTCATAGTGGAG ATAGCAGTGAGAACCGGTGTTTCTGCTGTTTGGCCTGGTTGGGGCCATGCATCTGAGAATCCTGAACTTCCAGATGCACTAAATGCAAACGGAATTGTTTTTCTtgggccaccatcatcatcaatGAACGCACTAGGTGACAAGGTTGGTTCAGCTCTCATTGCTCAAGCAGCAGGGGTTCCGACTCTTCCTTGGAGTGGATCACAG GTGGAAATTCCATTAGAAGTTTGTTTGGACTCGATACCTGCGGATATGTATAGGAAAGCTTGTGTTAGTACTACGGAGGAAGCACTTGCGAGTTGTCAGATGATTGGGTATCCAGCCATGATTAAAGCATCATGGGGTGGTGGTGGTAAAGGGATCCGAAAG GTTAATAACGACGATGATGTCAGAGCACTGTTTAAGCAAGTGCAAGGTGAAGTTCCTGGCTCCCCAATATTTATCATGAGACTTGCATCTCAG AGTCGACATCTTGAAGTTCAGTTGCTTTGTGATCAATATGGCAATGTAGCTGCGCTTCACAGTCGTGACTGCAGTGTGCAACGGCGACACCAAAAG ATTATTGAGGAAGGACCAGTTACTGTTGCTCCTCGCGAGACAGTGAAAGAGCTAGAGCAAGCAGCAAGGAGGCTTGCTAAGGCTGTGGGTTATGTTGGTGCTGCTACTGTTGAATATCTCTACAGCATGGAGACTGGTGAATACTATTTTCTGGAACTTAATCCACGGTTGCAG GTTGAGCATCCAGTCACCGAGTGGATAGCTGAAGTAAACTTGCCTGCAGCTCAAGTTGCAGTTGGAATGGGTATACCCCTTTGGCAGGTTCCAG AGATCAGACGTTTCTATGGAATGGACAATGGAGGAGGCTATGACATTTGGAGGAAAACAGCAGCTCTTGCTACCCCATTTAACTTTGATGAAGTGGATTCTCAATGGCCAAAGGGTCATTGTGTAGCAGTTAGGATAACCAGTGAGGATCCAGATGACGGATTCAAGCCTACCGGTGGAAAAGTAAAG GAGATCAGTTTTAAAAGCAAGCCAAATGTTTGGGCCTATTTCTCTGTTAAG TCCGGTGGAGGCATTCATGAATTTGCTGATTCTCAGTTTG GACATGTTTTTGCATATGGAGTGTCTAGAGCAGCAGCAATAACCAACATGTCTCTTGCGCTAAAAGAGATTCAAATTCGTGGAGAAATTCATTCAAATGTTGATTACACAGTTGATCTCTTGAAT GCCTCAGACTTCAAAGAAAACAGGATTCATACTGGCTGGCTGGATAACAGAATAGCAATGCGAGTCCAAGCTGAGAGACCTCCGTGGTATATTTCAGTGGTTGGAGGAGCTCTATAT AAAACAATAACGAGCAACACAGACACTGTTTCTGAATATGTTAGCTATCTCGTCAAGGGTCAGATTCCACCGAAG CATATATCCCTTGTCCATTCAACTGTTTCTTTGAATATAGAGGAAAGCAAATATACA ATTGAAACTATAAGGAGCGGACAGGGTAGCTACAGATTGCGAATGAATGGATCAGTTATTGAAGCAAATGTCCAAACATTATGTGATGGTGGACTTTTAATGCAG TTGGATGGAAACAGCCATGTAATTTATGCTGAAGAAGAGGCCGGTGGTACACGGCTTCTAATTGATGGAAAGACATGCTTGTTACAG AATGATCACGATCCTTCAAGGTTATTAGCTGAGACACCCTGCAAACTTCTTCGTTTCTTGGTTGCCGATGGTGCTCATGTTGAAGCTGATGTACCATATGCGGAAGTTGAGGTTATGAAGATGTGCATGCCCCTCTTGTCACCTGCTGCTGGTGTCATTAATGTTTTGTTGTCTGAGGGCCAGCCTATGCAG GCTGGTGATCTTATAGCAAGACTTGATCTTGATGACCCTTCTGCTGTGAAGAGAGCTGAGCCGTTTAACGGATCTTTCCCAGAAATGAGCCTTCCTATTGCTGCTTCTGGCCAAGTTCACAAAAGATGTGCCACAAGCTTGAATGCTGCTCGGATGGTCCTTGCAGGATATGATCACCCGATCAACAAA GTTGTACAAGATCTGGTATCCTGTCTAGATGCTCCTGAGCTTCCTTTCCTACAATGGGAAGAGCTTATGTCTGTTTTAGCAACTAGACTTCCAAGGCTTCTTAAGAGCGAG TTGGAGGGTAAATACAGTGAATATAAGTTAAATGTTGGCCATGGAAAGAGCAAGGATTTCCCTTCCAAGATGCTAAGAGAGATAATCGAG GAAAATCTTGCACATGGTTCTGAGAAGGAAATTGCTACAAATGAGAGGCTTGTTGAGCCTCTTATGAGCCTACTGAAGTCATATGAGGGTGGCAGAGAAAGCCATGCACACTTTATTGTGAAGTCCCTTTTCGAGGACTATCTCTCGGTTGAGGAACTATTCAGTGATGGCATTCAG TCTGATGTGATTGAACGCCTGCGCCAACAACATAGTAAAGATCTCCAGAAGGTTGTAGACATTGTGTTGTCTCACCAG GGTGTGAGAAACAAAACTAAGCTGATACTAACACTCATGGAGAAACTGGTCTATCCAAACCCTGCTGCCTACAAGGATCAGTTGACTCGCTTTTCCTCCCTCAATCACAAAAGATATTATAAG TTGGCCCTTAAAGCTAGCGAGCTTCTTGAACAAACCAAGCTTAGTGAGCTCCGCACAAGCATTGCAAGGAGCCTTTCAGAACTTGAGATGTTTACTGAAGAAAGGACGGCCATTAGTGAGATCATGGGAGATTTAGTGACTGCCCCACTGCCAGTTGAAGATGCACTGGTTTCTTTGTTTGATTGTAGTGATCAAACTCTTCAGCAGAGGGTGATCGAGACGTACATATCTCGATTATACCAG CCTCATCTTGTCAAGGATAGTATCCAGCTGAAATATCAGGAATCTGGTGTTATTGCTTTATGGGAATTCGCTGAAGCGCATTCAGAGAAGAGATTGGGTGCTATGGTTATTGTGAAGTCGTTAGAATCTGTATCAGCAGCAATTGGAGCTGCACTAAAGGGTACATCACGCTATGCAAGCTCTGAGGGTAACATAATGCATATTGCTTTATTGGGTGCTGATAATCAAATGCATGGAACTGAAGACAG TGGTGATAACGATCAAGCTCAAGTCAGGATAGACAAACTTTCTGCGACACTGGAACAAAATACTGTCACAGCTGATCTCCGTGCTGCTGGTGTGAAGGTTATTAGTTGCATTGTTCAAAGGGATGGAGCACTCATGCCTATGCGCCATACCTTCCTCTTGTCGGATGAAAAGCTTTGTTATGAGGAAGAGCCGGTTCTCCGGCATGTGGAGCCTCCTCTTTCTGCTCTTCTTGAGTTG GGTAAGTTGAAAGTGAAAGGATACAATGAGGTGAAGTATACACCGTCACGTGATCGTCAGTGGAACATATACACACTTAGAAATACAGAGAACCCCAAAATGTTGCACAGGGTGTTTTTCCGAACTCTTGTCAGGCAACCCGGTGCTTCCAACAAATTCACATCAGGCAACATCAGTGATGTTGAAGTGGGAGGAGCTGAGGAATCTCTTTCATTTACATCGAGCAGCATATTAAGATCGCTGATGACTGCTATAGAAGAGTTGGAGCTTCACGCGATTAGGACAGGTCACTCTCATATGTTTTTGTGCATATTGAAAGAGCAAAAGCTTCTTGATCTTGTTCCCGTTTCAGG GAACAAAGTTGTGGATATTGGCCAAGATGAAGCTACTGCATGCTTGCTTCTGAAAGAAATGGCTCTACAGATACATGAACTTGTGGGTGCAAGGATGCATCATCTTTCTGTATGCCAATGGGAGGTGAAACTTAAGTTGGACAGCGATGGGCCTGCCAGTGGTACCTGGAGAGTTGTAACAACCAATGTTACTAGTCACACCTGCACTGTGGAT ATCTACCGTGAGGTTGAAGATACAGAATCACAGAAACTAGTGTACCACTCTGCTCCATCGTCATCTGGTCCTTTGCATGGCGTTGCACTGAATACTCCATATCAGCCTTTGAGTGTTATTGATCTGAAACGTTGCTCCGCTAGAAATAACAGAACTACATACTGCTATGATTTTCCGTTG GCATTTGAAACTGCAGTGCAGAAGTCATGGTCTAACATTTCTAGTGACACTAACCGATGTTATGTTAAAGCGACGGAGCTGGTGTTTGCTCACAAGAACGGGTCATGGGGCACTCCTGTAATTCCTATGGAGCGTCCTGCTGGGCTCAATGACATTGGTATGGTAGCTTGGATCTTGGACATGTCCACTCCTGAATATCCCAATGGCAGGCAGATTGTTGTCATCGCAAATGATATTACTTTTAGAGCTGGATCGTTTGGTCCAAGGGAAGATGCATTTTTTGAAACTGTTACCAACCTAGCTTGTGAGAGGAAGCTTCCTCTCATCTACTTGGCAGCAAACTCTGGTGCTCGGATCGGCATAGCAGATGAAGTAAAATCTTGCTTCCGTGTTGGATGGTCTGATGATGGCAGCCCTGAACGTGGGTTTCAATATATTTATCTGACTGAAGAAGACCATGCTCGTATTAGCGCTTCTGTTATAGCGCACAAGATGCAGCTTGATAATGGTGAAATTAGGTGGGTTATTGATTCTGTTGTAGGGAAGGAGGATGGGCTAGGTGTGGAGAACATACATGGAAGTGCTGCTATTGCCAGTGCCTATTCTAGGGCCTATGAGGAGACATTTACGCTTACATTTGTGACTGGAAGGACTGTTGGAATAGGAGCATATCTTGCTCGACTTGGCATACGGTGCATTCAGCGTACTGACCAGCCCATTATCCTAACTGGGTTCTCTGCCTTGAACAAGCTTCTTGGCCGGGAAGTGTACAGCTCCCACATGCAGTTGGGTGGCCCCAAAATTATGGCCACAAACGGTGTTGTCCATCTGACAGTTTCAGATGACCTTGAAGGTGTATCTAATATATTGAGGTGGCTCAGCTATGTTCCTGCCAACATTGGTGGACCTCTTCCTATTACAAAATCTTTGGACCCACCTGACAGACCCGTTGCTTACATCCCTGAGAATACATGTGATCCTCGTGCAGCCATCAGTGGCATTGATGATAGCCAAGGGAAATGGTTGGGGGGTATGTTCGACAAAGACAGTTTTGTGGAGACATTTGAAGGATGGGCGAAGTCAGTAGTTACTGGCAGAGCGAAACTCGGAGGGATTCCGGTGGGTGTTATAGCTGTGGAGACACAGACTATGATGCAGCTCATCCCTGCTGATCCAGGTCAGCTTGATTCCCATGAGCGGTCTGTTCCTCGTGCTGGGCAAGTCTGGTTTCCAGATTCAGCTACTAAGACAGCGCAGGCAATGCTGGACTTCAACCGTGAAGGATTACCTCTGTTCATCCTTGCTAACTGGAGAGGCTTCTCTGGTGGGCAAAGAGATCTTTTTGAAGGAATCCTTCAGGCTGGGTCAACAATTGTTGAGAACCTTAGGACATACAATCAGCCTGCCTTTGTATATATCCCCAAGGCTGCAGAGCTACGTGGAGGGGCTTGGGTCGTGATTGATAGCAAGATAAATCCAGATCGCATTGAGTTCTATGCTGAGAGGACTGCAAAGGGCAATGTTCTTGAACCTCAAGGGTTGATTGAGATCAAGTTCAGGTCAGAGGAACTCCAAGAGTGCATGGGCAGGCTTGACCCAGAATTGATAAATTTGAAGGCAAAACTCCTGGGAGCAAAGCATGAAAATGGAAGTCTATCTGAGTCAGAATCCCTTCAGAAGAGCATAGAAGCCCGGAAGAAACAGTTGTTGCCTTTGTATACTCAAATTGCGGTACGGTTCGCTGAATTGCATGACACTTCCCTTAGAATGGCTGCTAAGGGTGTGATTAAGAAGGTTGTAGACTGGGAAGATTCTAGGTCTTTCTTCTACAAGAGATTACGGAGGAGGATATCCGAGGATGTTCTTGCAAAGGAAATTAGAGGTGTAAGTGGCAAGCAGTTTTCTCACCAATCGGCAATCGAGCTGATCCAGAAATGGTACTTGGCCTCTAAGGGAGCTGAAACGGGAAACACTGAATGGGATGATGACGATGCTTTTGTTGCCTGGAGGGAAAACCCTGAAAACTACCAGGAGTATATCAAAGAACTCAGGGCTCAAAGGGTATCTCAGTTGCTCTCAGATGTTGCAGACTCCAGTCCAGATCTAGAAGCCTTGCCACAGGGTCTTTCTATGCTACTAGAGAAG ATGGATCCCTCAAGGAGAGCACAGTTTGTTGAGGAAGTCAAGAAGGCCCTTAAATGA